A region from the Citrobacter koseri ATCC BAA-895 genome encodes:
- the hemD gene encoding uroporphyrinogen-III synthase: MSILVTRPSPSGEELVSRLRTLGQVAWSFPLIEFTPGRELATLADRLAALTDNDLVFALSQHAVAFAHAQLQQQGLDWPVQPRYFAIGRTTALALHTVSGCDIRYPLDREISEVLLQLPELQNIAGKRALILRGNGGRELLGKTLTERGAEVTFCECYQRSAKHYDGAEEAMRWHSRGVTTIVVTSGEMLQQLWSLIPQWYREHWLLRCRLLVVSERLAHLARELGWQDIKVADNADNDALLRALQ; encoded by the coding sequence ATGAGTATTCTGGTCACCCGCCCGTCTCCCTCCGGGGAAGAGTTAGTGAGCCGTCTGCGCACACTGGGGCAGGTGGCCTGGAGTTTTCCGCTTATTGAGTTTACGCCAGGCCGGGAACTGGCAACGCTTGCCGATCGCCTGGCGGCGCTCACGGACAACGATCTGGTGTTCGCCCTCTCGCAACACGCCGTCGCCTTTGCCCACGCCCAACTGCAACAGCAGGGGCTTGACTGGCCTGTGCAACCACGCTACTTCGCCATCGGGCGCACAACGGCGCTGGCGCTGCATACCGTTAGCGGATGCGATATTCGCTACCCTCTGGATCGGGAAATCAGCGAAGTCTTGCTACAATTACCTGAATTACAAAATATTGCGGGAAAACGAGCGCTTATTTTACGGGGCAACGGCGGGCGTGAACTGTTAGGCAAAACCCTCACAGAACGCGGCGCTGAAGTCACCTTTTGTGAATGTTATCAACGCAGTGCAAAACATTACGATGGCGCGGAAGAGGCGATGCGCTGGCACTCTCGCGGCGTGACGACGATTGTTGTCACCAGCGGCGAAATGCTGCAACAGCTCTGGTCGCTGATCCCGCAGTGGTATCGTGAGCACTGGTTACTACGCTGTCGGCTGCTGGTCGTCAGTGAGCGTCTGGCGCACCTCGCCCGGGAACTGGGCTGGCAAGATATTAAGGTCGCTGATAACGCCGACAACGATGCGCTACTGCGCGCATTACAATAA
- the cyaY gene encoding iron donor protein CyaY: MNDSEFHRLTDTLWMTIEERLDDWDGDSDIDCEINGGVLTITFENGSKIIINRQEPLHQVWLATKQGGYHFDLKGDEWICDRSGETFWDLLEQAATQQAGEAVSFR, from the coding sequence ATGAACGACAGTGAATTTCATCGCCTCACAGATACCCTGTGGATGACCATTGAAGAACGTCTGGACGACTGGGACGGCGACAGCGATATCGACTGCGAAATCAACGGCGGCGTGCTAACCATTACCTTTGAAAACGGCAGCAAAATCATCATCAACCGTCAGGAGCCACTGCACCAGGTATGGCTGGCGACCAAACAGGGCGGCTACCATTTTGACCTGAAAGGCGACGAATGGATTTGCGATCGCAGCGGCGAAACCTTCTGGGATCTGCTGGAGCAGGCCGCGACACAACAGGCTGGAGAAGCGGTGAGCTTCCGCTAA
- the thrP gene encoding bifunctional threonine/serine APC transporter ThrP, translating to MAEKKPELQRGLEARHIELIALGGTIGVGLFMGAASTLKWAGPSVLLAYIVAGLFVFFIMRSMGEMLFLEPVTGSFAVYAHRYMSPFFGYLTAWSYWFMWMAVGISEITAIGVYVQFWFPDMAQWIPALIAVGLVALANLAAVRLYGEIEFWFAMIKVTTIIVMIVVGLGVIFFGFGNGGQAIGFGNLTEHGGFFAGGWKGFLTALCIVVASYQGVELIGITAGEAKNPQVTLRSAVGKVLWRILIFYVGAIFVIVTIFPWNEIGSNGSPFVLTFAKIGITAAAGIINFVVLTAALSGCNSGMYSCGRMLYALAKNRQLPAAMAKVSRHGVPVAGVALSIAILLIGSCLNYIIPNPQRVFVYVYSASVLPGMVPWFVILISQLRFRRAHKDAMISHPFRSIMFPWANYLTMAFLVCVLIGMYLNEDTRMSLFVGIIFLLAVTLVYKVFGLNRAGTAHKVGE from the coding sequence ATGGCAGAGAAAAAACCGGAGCTACAGCGTGGGCTGGAAGCTCGTCATATCGAATTGATCGCCCTTGGGGGCACGATTGGCGTTGGGCTGTTTATGGGCGCCGCCAGTACGCTGAAATGGGCGGGGCCCTCCGTGCTGCTGGCGTATATCGTCGCCGGGCTGTTCGTCTTTTTCATCATGCGCTCAATGGGCGAAATGCTGTTCCTGGAGCCGGTTACTGGCTCATTCGCCGTTTATGCGCACCGTTACATGAGCCCCTTCTTTGGCTATCTCACCGCGTGGTCATACTGGTTTATGTGGATGGCGGTGGGGATATCGGAAATAACCGCTATCGGGGTATACGTGCAGTTCTGGTTCCCGGACATGGCGCAATGGATACCCGCCCTGATCGCCGTTGGGCTGGTGGCGCTGGCTAATCTGGCCGCCGTCCGTCTGTACGGCGAAATCGAGTTCTGGTTTGCGATGATCAAAGTCACCACCATCATTGTGATGATTGTGGTCGGACTGGGGGTGATTTTCTTTGGCTTTGGCAATGGCGGCCAGGCGATCGGTTTTGGCAACCTGACGGAACACGGCGGCTTCTTTGCCGGTGGCTGGAAAGGGTTCCTGACGGCGTTGTGTATTGTGGTCGCCTCCTATCAGGGCGTGGAGCTGATCGGCATTACCGCGGGTGAAGCGAAGAATCCGCAGGTTACGCTGCGCAGCGCGGTAGGCAAGGTACTGTGGCGTATCCTGATTTTCTATGTAGGGGCGATTTTCGTTATCGTGACGATCTTCCCGTGGAACGAAATCGGCAGTAACGGTAGTCCGTTTGTACTCACTTTTGCCAAAATCGGGATTACCGCTGCGGCGGGCATTATTAACTTCGTGGTGCTGACCGCCGCGCTTTCCGGCTGTAACAGCGGCATGTATAGCTGTGGACGTATGCTGTATGCCCTGGCAAAAAACCGCCAGCTTCCGGCGGCGATGGCGAAAGTCTCCCGTCATGGTGTACCGGTCGCCGGGGTGGCGCTGTCGATCGCGATTCTGCTGATTGGTTCATGCCTGAACTACATTATTCCGAACCCGCAGCGGGTGTTTGTGTATGTCTACAGCGCCAGCGTATTGCCGGGTATGGTGCCGTGGTTCGTGATCCTGATTAGCCAGTTGCGTTTCCGTCGTGCTCATAAAGACGCGATGATCAGCCATCCTTTCCGTTCTATTATGTTCCCGTGGGCGAATTATCTGACGATGGCGTTCCTGGTTTGCGTTTTAATTGGCATGTACTTGAATGAAGATACCCGTATGTCGCTGTTTGTCGGCATCATCTTCCTGCTTGCCGTCACGCTCGTCTACAAGGTTTTCGGCCTGAATCGCGCCGGAACTGCCCACAAGGTGGGGGAATAA
- the cyaA gene encoding class I adenylate cyclase, translating into MYLYIETLKQRLDAINQLRVDRALAAMGPAFQQVYSLLPTLLHYHNPLMPGYLDGNVPKGICFYTPDETQRHYLNELELYRGMSPQDPPKGELPITGVYSMGSTSSVGQSCSSDLDIWVCHQSWLDSEERQLLQRKCSLLESWAASLGVEVSFFLIDENRFRHNESGSLGGEDCGSTQHILLLDEFYRTAVRLAGKRILWNMVPCDEEEHYDDYVMTLYAQGVLTPNEWLDLGGLSSLSAEEYFGASLWQLYKSIDSPYKAVLKTLLLEAYSWEYPNPRLLAKDIKQRLHDGEIVSFGLDPYCMMLERVTEYLTAIEDPTRLDLVRRCFYLKVCEKLSRERACVGWRREVLSQLVNEWGWDDARLTMLDNRANWKIDQVREAHNELLDAMMQSYRNLIRFARRNNLSVSASPQDIGVLTRKLYAAFEALPGKVTLVNPQISPDLSEPNLTFIHVPPGRANRSGWYLYNRAPNMDSIISHQPLEYNRYLNKLVAWAWFNGLLTSRTHLFIKGNGIVDLPKLQEMVADVSHHFPLRLPAPTPKALYSPCEIRHLAIIVNLEYDPTAAFRNQVVHFDFRKLDVFSFGEEQNCLVGSVDLLYRNSWNEVRTLHFNGEQAMIEALKTILGKMHQDAAPPDSVEVFCYSQHLRGLIRTRVQQLVSECIELRLSSTRQETGRFKALRVSGQTWGLFFERLNVSVQKLENAIEFYGAISHNKLHGLSVQVETNHVKLPSVVDGFASEGIIQFFFEETGDEKGFNIYILDESNRAEVYHHCEGSKEELVRDVSRFYSSSHDRFTYGSSFINFNLPQFYQIVNTDGREQVIPFRTQPISAVPPANQDNDAPLLQQYFS; encoded by the coding sequence TTGTACCTCTATATTGAGACTTTGAAACAGAGACTGGATGCCATCAATCAATTGCGTGTGGATCGCGCGCTTGCTGCCATGGGCCCTGCCTTCCAGCAGGTATACAGTCTGCTGCCGACATTATTGCACTACCATAATCCGCTGATGCCGGGTTACCTCGACGGTAACGTTCCCAAGGGCATATGCTTTTACACGCCTGATGAAACCCAACGCCACTACCTGAATGAACTTGAACTGTACCGGGGTATGTCCCCGCAGGACCCGCCGAAAGGCGAGCTGCCGATCACCGGCGTGTACTCAATGGGCAGTACATCTTCAGTAGGGCAAAGCTGTTCTTCTGACCTGGATATCTGGGTCTGCCACCAGTCCTGGCTTGATAGCGAAGAGCGCCAGTTGCTGCAACGTAAATGCAGCCTGCTGGAAAGCTGGGCCGCTTCGCTGGGCGTGGAAGTCAGCTTCTTCCTGATCGACGAAAACCGTTTCCGCCATAATGAAAGCGGCAGTCTGGGTGGTGAAGACTGCGGCTCGACGCAGCACATCCTGCTGCTCGACGAATTTTATCGCACCGCTGTGCGTCTGGCCGGTAAGCGTATTCTGTGGAATATGGTGCCGTGCGACGAAGAAGAGCATTACGACGACTACGTCATGACGCTTTACGCGCAGGGTGTCCTCACGCCAAACGAATGGCTGGACCTGGGCGGATTAAGCTCGCTCTCCGCCGAAGAGTACTTTGGCGCCAGCCTCTGGCAGTTGTACAAGAGTATCGATTCCCCGTACAAAGCGGTGCTGAAAACACTGCTGCTGGAAGCCTACTCCTGGGAATATCCCAATCCGCGCCTGTTGGCGAAAGACATTAAACAGCGCCTGCATGACGGCGAGATCGTTTCGTTTGGTCTCGACCCGTATTGCATGATGCTGGAACGCGTGACCGAATACCTCACGGCTATTGAAGATCCGACGCGTCTTGATTTAGTCCGTCGATGTTTCTACTTAAAAGTGTGTGAGAAACTGAGCCGCGAACGCGCCTGTGTTGGCTGGCGTCGTGAAGTGTTAAGTCAGTTAGTGAACGAGTGGGGATGGGACGACGCCCGTCTGACAATGCTCGACAACCGGGCGAACTGGAAGATCGATCAGGTACGCGAAGCGCATAACGAACTGCTCGACGCCATGATGCAGAGCTATCGTAATCTGATCCGTTTTGCCCGCCGTAACAATCTCAGCGTTAGCGCCAGCCCGCAGGATATTGGCGTGCTGACGCGTAAACTGTATGCCGCATTTGAAGCCCTGCCGGGCAAAGTGACGCTGGTGAACCCGCAGATTTCACCGGATCTCTCCGAACCGAACCTGACCTTTATCCATGTGCCGCCGGGCCGGGCCAACCGTTCTGGCTGGTATCTCTACAACCGTGCGCCGAACATGGATTCGATCATCAGCCATCAGCCGCTGGAATATAACCGCTACCTGAACAAACTGGTGGCGTGGGCCTGGTTTAACGGTTTGCTGACGTCGCGTACCCACCTGTTTATTAAGGGCAACGGCATTGTGGACCTGCCTAAGTTGCAGGAGATGGTGGCCGATGTGTCGCACCATTTCCCGCTGCGTTTGCCTGCGCCAACGCCGAAAGCGCTCTACAGTCCGTGTGAAATTCGCCATCTGGCGATCATCGTTAACCTTGAATATGACCCGACGGCGGCGTTCCGCAATCAGGTGGTGCATTTCGATTTCCGTAAGCTGGATGTCTTCAGCTTTGGCGAAGAGCAAAACTGCCTGGTCGGCAGTGTCGACCTGTTGTATCGCAACTCGTGGAACGAAGTGCGTACCCTGCACTTCAACGGCGAACAGGCGATGATTGAAGCGCTGAAAACGATTCTCGGCAAAATGCACCAGGATGCCGCGCCGCCGGACAGCGTGGAAGTGTTCTGCTATAGCCAGCATCTGCGCGGCCTGATCCGCACCCGCGTACAGCAACTGGTCTCCGAGTGCATTGAACTGCGCCTCTCCAGCACCCGCCAGGAAACCGGACGTTTTAAAGCGCTGCGCGTTTCGGGCCAAACCTGGGGGCTGTTCTTCGAGCGCCTGAATGTTTCGGTGCAGAAACTGGAAAACGCCATTGAGTTTTACGGCGCGATTTCGCACAACAAACTTCACGGACTTTCCGTTCAGGTTGAGACCAACCATGTGAAATTACCGTCGGTGGTGGATGGGTTCGCCAGCGAAGGGATCATCCAGTTCTTCTTTGAAGAAACCGGCGATGAGAAAGGCTTTAATATTTATATTCTGGACGAGAGTAACCGGGCGGAAGTGTATCACCACTGCGAAGGCAGCAAAGAAGAGCTGGTACGCGACGTGAGCCGCTTTTATTCGTCGTCGCACGATCGCTTCACCTACGGCTCCAGCTTCATCAACTTCAACCTGCCGCAGTTCTACCAGATTGTGAATACCGACGGTCGCGAGCAGGTCATTCCGTTCCGTACCCAGCCCATCAGCGCCGTGCCACCGGCAAACCAGGACAACGACGCGCCGCTGTTACAGCAGTATTTCTCGTGA
- the lptM gene encoding LPS translocon maturation chaperone LptM, with product MKNVFQALAVLLTLFSLTGCGLKGPLYFPPADKNAPPPTHEVDSQIQSTTPDQNDRATGDGPSQVNY from the coding sequence ATGAAAAATGTGTTTCAGGCACTCGCTGTACTTCTCACTCTGTTCAGCCTGACCGGCTGCGGTCTGAAAGGCCCGCTCTATTTTCCACCTGCTGACAAAAACGCGCCGCCGCCGACGCATGAGGTTGATTCGCAAATCCAATCGACGACGCCCGATCAAAACGATCGCGCTACGGGAGACGGCCCTTCTCAGGTGAACTATTGA
- the hemY gene encoding protoheme IX biogenesis protein HemY, with product MLKVLLLFVLLIAGIVIGPMIAGHQGYVLIQTDNYNIETSVTGLVIILIVMMVILFAIEWLLRRVFRTGAHTRGWFVGRKRRRARKQTEQALLKLAEGDYQQVEKLMAKNADHAEQPVVNYLLAAEAAQQRGDEARANQHLERAAELAGNDTIPVEIARVRLQLARNENHAARHGVDKLLEVTPRHPEVLRLAEQAYIRTGAWSSLLDIIPSMAKANVGDEEHRAMLEQQAWIGLMDQARADQGSEGLREWWKNQSRKTRHQVPLQVAMAEHLIECDDHDMAQQIIIDGLKRQYDDRLVLPIPRLKTNNPEQLEKVLRQQIKTVGDRPLLWSTLGQSLMKHGEWQEATFAFRAALKQRPDAYDYAWLADALDRLHQPEEAATMRRDGLMLTLQNNPPQ from the coding sequence ATGCTGAAAGTATTATTGCTCTTTGTGTTGTTGATCGCCGGTATCGTCATAGGCCCAATGATCGCCGGTCATCAGGGCTATGTTCTGATCCAGACCGATAATTACAACATTGAGACCAGCGTAACGGGGCTGGTGATCATCCTGATCGTTATGATGGTCATTCTGTTCGCCATTGAGTGGCTGCTGCGACGCGTTTTCCGCACCGGCGCGCACACTCGCGGCTGGTTTGTCGGGCGTAAACGCCGCCGCGCACGTAAGCAGACCGAACAGGCGCTGCTTAAGCTGGCGGAAGGCGATTACCAGCAGGTTGAGAAGCTGATGGCGAAGAATGCCGATCACGCTGAACAGCCGGTGGTGAACTATCTGCTGGCCGCCGAAGCCGCGCAACAGCGTGGTGACGAAGCGCGCGCTAATCAGCATCTGGAACGTGCCGCTGAACTGGCGGGCAATGACACGATTCCGGTGGAGATCGCCCGCGTACGTCTGCAACTGGCGCGCAACGAGAACCATGCGGCGCGTCACGGCGTGGATAAATTATTGGAAGTTACCCCGCGTCATCCAGAAGTGCTGCGCCTGGCGGAACAGGCTTACATCCGCACCGGAGCATGGAGTTCGCTGCTGGACATCATCCCGTCAATGGCGAAGGCCAACGTCGGTGATGAAGAACATCGCGCCATGCTGGAACAACAGGCCTGGATTGGGCTGATGGATCAGGCGCGAGCCGATCAGGGCAGCGAAGGATTACGCGAATGGTGGAAGAACCAGAGCCGTAAAACTCGCCACCAGGTTCCGCTGCAAGTGGCAATGGCAGAGCATCTGATTGAGTGTGACGATCACGATATGGCGCAGCAGATCATCATCGACGGCCTGAAGCGCCAGTATGACGACCGCCTGGTTCTGCCGATCCCGCGCCTGAAAACCAACAACCCGGAGCAGCTGGAAAAAGTGCTGCGCCAGCAGATTAAAACCGTTGGCGATCGCCCGCTACTGTGGAGCACGCTGGGTCAGTCGTTGATGAAGCATGGCGAATGGCAGGAGGCAACGTTCGCCTTCCGCGCCGCGCTCAAGCAACGCCCTGACGCCTACGACTACGCCTGGCTCGCCGATGCGCTGGACCGGTTGCATCAGCCGGAAGAAGCGGCCACCATGCGCCGCGACGGTCTTATGTTGACCTTGCAGAACAATCCTCCGCAGTAA
- a CDS encoding DUF484 domain-containing protein has translation MKQPGEELQETQMELDDRAVVDYLLRNPEFFIRNARAVEAMRVPHPVRGTVSLVEWHMARARNHIHVLEENMTLLMEQANANESLFYRLLHLQGRLVSASSLDEMLMRFHRWARELGLAGATIRLFPDRWRLGAPSNHTHLALSRQAFEPLRIQRLGQAQHYLGPLNGPELLVVLPEAKAIGSVAMSMLGRDGDLGVILFSSRDVHHYQQGQGTQLLQEIALMLPELLERWIERV, from the coding sequence ATGAAGCAACCAGGGGAAGAACTACAGGAAACACAGATGGAACTGGACGACCGGGCGGTCGTCGATTATCTACTGCGTAACCCTGAGTTTTTTATCCGTAATGCGCGCGCCGTTGAGGCGATGCGCGTTCCTCATCCCGTGCGGGGTACGGTGTCGCTTGTTGAGTGGCACATGGCCCGCGCCCGGAATCATATCCATGTTCTTGAAGAGAACATGACGCTGCTAATGGAACAGGCGAATGCCAACGAAAGCCTGTTCTACCGTCTGCTGCATTTGCAGGGACGGCTGGTTTCCGCCAGTAGCCTGGATGAAATGCTGATGCGTTTTCATCGCTGGGCGCGGGAGCTGGGGCTGGCGGGCGCGACCATCCGGCTGTTTCCCGATCGCTGGCGACTCGGCGCGCCGTCGAATCATACCCATCTGGCGTTAAGCCGTCAGGCCTTTGAACCGCTGCGTATCCAGCGTCTGGGGCAGGCGCAACACTATCTTGGCCCATTGAATGGCCCGGAACTGCTGGTGGTGCTGCCTGAAGCCAAAGCGATTGGCTCGGTGGCGATGTCGATGCTGGGGCGTGATGGCGATCTGGGGGTCATACTCTTCAGTAGCCGCGATGTGCATCATTACCAGCAGGGGCAGGGGACACAGTTACTGCAAGAAATCGCCTTGATGTTGCCGGAACTGCTGGAGCGCTGGATTGAACGTGTATGA
- the hemC gene encoding hydroxymethylbilane synthase, with protein sequence MLDNVLRIATRQSPLALWQAHYVKDALIAQHPGLVVELVPMVTRGDVILDTPLAKVGGKGLFVKELEVALLEKRADIAVHSMKDVPVEFPQGLGLVTICEREDPRDAFVSNQYNNLDELPAGSIVGTSSLRRQCQLAERRPDLVIRSLRGNVGTRLSKLDNGDYDAIILAVAGLKRLGLTSRIRTALPPEISLPAVGQGAVGIECRLDDARTQALLAPLNHEETALRVKAERAMNTRLEGGCQVPIGSYAEIIDGEVWLRALVGAPDGSQMIRGERRGLPQDAAQMGISLAEELLANGARAILTEVYNGEAPA encoded by the coding sequence ATGTTAGACAATGTTTTAAGAATTGCCACACGCCAAAGCCCCCTTGCGCTCTGGCAGGCACATTATGTCAAAGACGCGTTGATAGCACAGCATCCAGGGCTGGTCGTGGAACTGGTGCCGATGGTGACGCGCGGCGACGTGATTCTGGACACCCCTCTGGCAAAAGTGGGCGGTAAGGGCTTGTTTGTAAAAGAGCTGGAAGTCGCGCTGCTGGAAAAGCGCGCCGATATCGCCGTGCATTCGATGAAAGATGTGCCGGTAGAATTCCCGCAAGGGCTTGGCCTGGTCACGATTTGCGAACGCGAAGATCCACGCGATGCTTTCGTCTCGAACCAATACAACAATCTGGATGAACTGCCCGCAGGCAGCATCGTCGGCACATCAAGTTTGCGTCGCCAGTGCCAGTTGGCCGAGCGTCGCCCGGATCTCGTCATCCGCTCGCTGCGCGGCAACGTCGGCACACGCCTGAGCAAGCTCGATAACGGTGATTATGACGCAATTATCCTGGCGGTTGCCGGGTTAAAACGGTTAGGTCTGACGTCGCGTATTCGCACCGCGCTGCCTCCCGAAATCTCTCTCCCTGCCGTAGGGCAAGGCGCAGTGGGCATTGAATGCCGACTGGATGACGCACGTACTCAGGCGCTGTTAGCGCCGCTGAATCATGAAGAAACCGCGCTACGTGTAAAAGCCGAACGCGCCATGAACACCCGCCTGGAAGGGGGCTGTCAGGTGCCGATTGGCAGCTATGCTGAAATCATTGATGGTGAAGTCTGGCTGCGTGCGCTGGTTGGCGCGCCTGACGGTTCGCAGATGATTCGCGGAGAACGTCGTGGATTGCCGCAGGACGCCGCGCAAATGGGCATTTCCCTGGCGGAAGAGCTGCTGGCAAACGGCGCCCGCGCGATTCTGACCGAGGTTTATAACGGAGAAGCGCCCGCATGA
- the hemX gene encoding uroporphyrinogen-III C-methyltransferase gives MTEQEKSSAVVEETREAVETTPQPVNAEKKSKNGAALVLSAVAIAIALAAGVGLYGWGKQQAVKQTATSDALVNQLTALQKAQESQKAELEGIIKQQATQLDDANRQQAALAKQLDEVQQKVATISGSDAKTWLLAQSDFLVKLAGRKLWSDQDVTTAAALLKSADASLADMNDPSLIAARRAITDDIASLSAVAQVDYDGIILKVNQLSNQIDNLRLADNDTDDSPMDSDSSELSSSISEWRVNLQKSWQNFMDSFITIRRRDDTAVPLLAPNQDVYLRENIRSRLLVAAQAVPRHQEETYRQALDNVSTWVRAYYDTDDATTKAFLDDVDKLSQQSITMDVPETLQSQPILEKLMQTRVRNLLAQPAAATTEAAQAPAPQAEAPAAAPQGE, from the coding sequence ATGACGGAACAAGAAAAATCCTCCGCCGTGGTTGAAGAGACCAGGGAGGCCGTGGAAACCACGCCGCAGCCAGTCAATGCAGAAAAGAAGAGTAAGAACGGCGCCGCGCTGGTATTGAGTGCGGTGGCAATCGCCATTGCCCTGGCCGCGGGCGTCGGTCTGTATGGCTGGGGAAAGCAGCAGGCCGTTAAACAAACGGCCACCAGCGATGCGCTGGTTAACCAACTTACGGCGCTGCAAAAAGCCCAGGAAAGCCAAAAAGCGGAGCTGGAAGGCATTATCAAACAGCAGGCGACGCAACTGGATGATGCAAATCGCCAACAGGCCGCGCTGGCGAAACAGCTGGATGAAGTGCAACAGAAAGTCGCGACGATCTCCGGCAGCGACGCCAAAACCTGGCTGCTGGCGCAATCTGATTTTCTGGTCAAACTCGCCGGACGTAAATTGTGGAGCGATCAGGATGTCACCACCGCTGCGGCGCTGCTCAAAAGCGCGGATGCCAGCCTGGCGGACATGAACGACCCCAGTCTGATCGCCGCGCGCCGCGCCATTACCGATGATATTGCCAGCCTGTCGGCGGTGGCACAGGTGGACTACGACGGTATTATCCTCAAAGTGAACCAGCTCTCTAACCAGATTGATAACCTGCGTCTGGCCGATAACGACACCGACGATTCGCCAATGGACTCCGACAGCAGCGAGCTGTCCAGCTCGATCAGCGAATGGCGCGTTAATCTGCAAAAAAGCTGGCAGAACTTTATGGACAGCTTTATTACTATTCGCCGTCGTGATGACACCGCCGTCCCGCTGCTGGCGCCGAACCAGGACGTTTACTTACGTGAAAACATCCGCTCCCGCCTGTTAGTGGCGGCGCAAGCCGTGCCGCGTCATCAGGAAGAGACTTACCGTCAGGCGCTAGATAATGTCTCCACCTGGGTACGCGCGTACTACGACACCGACGACGCAACGACCAAAGCGTTCCTTGATGACGTGGATAAACTGAGTCAACAGAGCATCACGATGGACGTGCCGGAGACGTTACAGAGCCAGCCGATTCTTGAGAAACTGATGCAGACTCGCGTGCGTAACCTGCTGGCGCAACCGGCGGCGGCCACGACCGAAGCGGCTCAGGCCCCTGCTCCGCAGGCAGAAGCACCGGCAGCCGCGCCGCAAGGAGAATAA
- the dapF gene encoding diaminopimelate epimerase: MQFSKMHGLGNDFMVVDAVTQNVFFSPELIRRLSDRHLGVGFDQLLVVEPPYDPELDFHYRIFNADGSEVSQCGNGARCFARFVRLKGLTNKRDIRVSTANGRMVLSVTDDELVRVNMGEPNFEPAQVPFRANKAEKTYIMRAAEQTILCGVVSMGNPHCVIQVDNIDTAAVETLGPVLESHERFPERANIGFMQVVKREHIRLRVYERGAGETQACGSGACAAVAVGIQQGLLAEEVRVELPGGRLDIAWKGPGHPLYMTGPAAHVYDGFIHL, translated from the coding sequence ATGCAATTCTCTAAAATGCATGGCCTTGGCAACGATTTTATGGTCGTCGACGCGGTAACGCAGAATGTCTTTTTCTCGCCGGAGTTGATCCGCCGCCTGTCAGACAGGCATCTGGGCGTGGGGTTCGACCAGCTTCTGGTTGTCGAGCCTCCTTACGATCCTGAACTGGATTTTCATTACCGCATCTTCAACGCCGATGGCAGCGAAGTGTCGCAGTGCGGTAACGGCGCCCGCTGCTTTGCGCGATTTGTGCGTCTGAAAGGACTGACCAATAAGCGCGATATCCGCGTCAGCACGGCCAATGGCCGGATGGTGCTGAGTGTCACTGATGATGAACTGGTGCGGGTGAACATGGGTGAGCCAAACTTTGAACCCGCGCAGGTTCCTTTTCGCGCCAACAAAGCGGAAAAGACCTATATTATGCGAGCGGCCGAGCAGACAATATTGTGCGGCGTGGTTTCAATGGGGAACCCGCACTGCGTGATTCAGGTCGATAATATCGACACGGCGGCAGTCGAAACGCTGGGACCGGTTCTGGAAAGCCATGAGCGTTTTCCAGAACGAGCGAATATTGGGTTTATGCAGGTTGTGAAGCGCGAGCATATCCGATTACGCGTTTATGAACGTGGGGCAGGAGAAACTCAGGCCTGCGGCAGCGGCGCATGCGCCGCCGTTGCGGTGGGCATTCAGCAGGGTTTGCTGGCAGAAGAAGTACGCGTGGAATTACCTGGCGGTCGCCTTGATATCGCCTGGAAAGGCCCGGGTCATCCGTTGTATATGACTGGCCCGGCGGCACATGTCTACGACGGATTTATTCATCTATGA